In Agrobacterium sp. RAC06, a single window of DNA contains:
- a CDS encoding dihydrodipicolinate synthase family protein, translating to MSKKAFVALVTCFNEDETINYEATRAQVRRQVAAGNNIMCAGTNGDFTALTFEEKVKLAEAVVDEVGGKVDVIVNAGMPATFETIKLAKEFDRIGVTAIAVITPFFIACTQDGLIRHFSTVADAVKTPTYLYDIPARTQNHIEPETARKLATHGNIAGIKDSGGAKETLEAYLAVSRDMPGFDVYSGPDHLVLWALQNGAAGCISGLGNALPDVLAAILNGYNGGDIAEAERQQAVFTAFRTDLYALGFAPAMVKRALFLQDSSVGASRQPALLPDPEQDAKIADILRRFGLSVQSH from the coding sequence ATGTCGAAAAAGGCCTTCGTCGCGCTCGTCACCTGCTTCAACGAGGACGAGACGATCAATTACGAAGCCACCCGAGCTCAGGTGCGCCGCCAGGTGGCTGCGGGCAACAACATCATGTGCGCCGGCACCAATGGCGATTTCACTGCACTCACCTTCGAGGAAAAGGTAAAGCTCGCCGAAGCCGTGGTCGATGAAGTCGGCGGTAAGGTCGACGTGATCGTTAATGCCGGAATGCCGGCGACCTTCGAGACGATCAAGCTGGCGAAGGAATTCGACCGGATCGGCGTAACGGCAATTGCCGTCATCACCCCCTTCTTCATCGCCTGCACTCAGGACGGTCTCATCCGGCACTTCTCGACGGTTGCGGATGCGGTGAAGACGCCGACCTATCTCTACGATATCCCGGCCCGCACCCAGAACCACATTGAACCGGAGACCGCGCGCAAGCTCGCAACCCACGGCAACATCGCTGGCATCAAGGATTCGGGCGGCGCCAAGGAGACGCTGGAAGCCTATCTTGCGGTGTCCCGCGACATGCCTGGCTTCGATGTCTATTCCGGGCCTGACCATCTCGTGCTCTGGGCGTTGCAGAATGGCGCAGCCGGCTGCATTTCCGGTCTCGGCAATGCGCTGCCGGATGTGCTTGCAGCGATCCTGAACGGCTATAACGGCGGTGACATTGCAGAGGCTGAGCGCCAGCAGGCGGTCTTCACGGCCTTCCGCACCGATCTCTATGCGCTGGGCTTTGCGCCTGCCATGGTCAAGCGGGCGCTCTTCCTCCAGGACAGTTCGGTCGGCGCCAGCCGCCAACCGGCACTCTTGCCGGATCCGGAGCAGGACGCAAAGATCGCGGATATTCTTCGGCGATTTGGTCTCTCGGTCCAGTCCCACTAG
- a CDS encoding ABC transporter substrate-binding protein — protein sequence MEKTVLGGLSRRLLLATVAISALSGGAHAQEELNALVWCDHTDPALIEPFEKANNVKVNLKEYEGTGAGLSIVEQSRPGDWDVFVIDGVDVPRAVEMDLLAEIPADKLPMADIFPEVRMEANNTKDGKIYAVTEKFGYNTISYDKSKVDPKDMEDLSIFWSEKYKGRIALYDYYLPMIGLTGLAIGKNTADLTEADLPAIKEKLFEMKKVSRQVSDVVASQTALVSGEVDIILGGGEWVTAGLTAEKPDLDWTVPKQGALRWAQSIGVFKDSTKQDLAIKFVQYILSPEGQARLATSSCYWGMPANAKAGEQLTDQQKTALRWDKQPEYLKNTQLYPVANADLDAAMQDVWTEMLQQ from the coding sequence ATGGAAAAGACCGTACTGGGCGGGCTCTCCCGCCGCCTGCTTCTTGCGACCGTTGCCATCTCCGCCTTGTCCGGCGGGGCTCATGCCCAGGAGGAGCTGAACGCCCTCGTCTGGTGCGACCACACCGACCCGGCACTGATCGAGCCTTTCGAAAAGGCGAACAACGTCAAGGTGAATCTCAAGGAATATGAGGGAACCGGCGCCGGTCTCTCGATCGTCGAGCAGTCGCGCCCGGGCGACTGGGACGTCTTCGTGATCGATGGTGTCGACGTGCCGCGCGCCGTCGAAATGGATCTTCTCGCCGAAATTCCGGCCGACAAGCTGCCGATGGCCGACATTTTTCCGGAAGTCCGCATGGAGGCCAACAACACCAAGGACGGCAAGATCTACGCCGTGACGGAAAAGTTCGGCTACAACACGATTTCCTACGACAAGAGCAAGGTCGATCCGAAGGACATGGAAGACCTGTCGATCTTCTGGTCCGAGAAATACAAGGGCCGCATCGCTCTCTATGACTACTACCTGCCGATGATCGGTCTGACGGGCCTTGCCATAGGCAAGAACACCGCCGACCTGACGGAAGCCGATCTCCCGGCGATCAAGGAAAAACTCTTCGAGATGAAGAAGGTCTCGCGCCAGGTGAGCGATGTCGTGGCCTCGCAGACGGCGCTCGTCAGCGGCGAAGTCGACATCATCCTCGGCGGCGGCGAATGGGTGACCGCAGGTCTCACCGCCGAGAAGCCGGACCTCGACTGGACCGTCCCGAAGCAGGGCGCCCTGCGCTGGGCGCAGTCGATCGGCGTGTTTAAGGATTCAACCAAGCAGGATCTGGCCATCAAGTTCGTGCAGTACATCCTGAGCCCCGAAGGCCAGGCCCGTCTTGCCACCTCGTCCTGCTACTGGGGCATGCCGGCAAACGCGAAGGCCGGCGAGCAGCTCACCGACCAGCAGAAGACGGCGCTCCGTTGGGACAAGCAGCCCGAATACCTGAAGAACACCCAGCTCTATCCGGTGGCCAATGCCGATCTCGACGCGGCCATGCAGGACGTCTGGACCGAAATGCTGCAGCAGTAG
- a CDS encoding ABC transporter permease, protein MRHLNMALAILYAGGLYLFIFLPVAVLVIFSFQDGTLPVPPLHGLTWKWYGEIFADKKLMAALFNSLVVAIVSSAISCLLGFLAAYAFARYKLPASGLQRALIVAPMTVSTLIIGLGLLSMLSRLNVSLSLWTVGIGHVVINLPLCFAIIYASMGGHQVNIERAARDLGARDWQVMTLVTAPMLMPSILAAFFLSVTFSWDEFIISFLLSRFDVTLPVEIWSMLRSGLDPKTNAIGSVVFLISVAFLIVMELAVFRKSGKSQ, encoded by the coding sequence ATGCGACATCTCAACATGGCACTTGCGATCCTTTATGCCGGCGGGCTCTATCTCTTCATCTTCCTGCCGGTCGCCGTTCTCGTGATCTTCTCCTTCCAGGACGGCACGCTACCCGTGCCACCCCTGCATGGCCTGACCTGGAAGTGGTATGGCGAGATCTTCGCCGATAAAAAGCTGATGGCAGCGCTCTTTAACTCGCTCGTCGTTGCCATCGTATCGTCTGCAATCTCCTGCCTGCTCGGTTTCCTCGCAGCCTATGCATTTGCCCGCTACAAGCTTCCCGCATCCGGCCTGCAGCGCGCCCTGATCGTCGCGCCGATGACGGTCAGCACACTGATCATCGGGCTCGGCCTGCTGTCGATGCTGTCCAGGCTCAATGTTTCGCTGTCGCTATGGACCGTCGGCATCGGTCATGTCGTGATCAACCTGCCGCTGTGCTTTGCGATCATCTACGCCTCCATGGGCGGCCACCAGGTCAACATCGAACGCGCCGCTCGCGATCTTGGGGCCCGGGACTGGCAGGTCATGACGCTCGTCACGGCGCCGATGCTGATGCCGTCCATCCTTGCCGCCTTCTTCCTGTCGGTCACCTTCAGCTGGGACGAATTCATCATCTCTTTCCTGCTGTCGCGCTTCGACGTGACGCTGCCGGTCGAGATCTGGAGCATGCTGCGCTCCGGCCTTGACCCCAAGACCAATGCCATCGGCAGCGTCGTCTTCCTCATCTCCGTCGCGTTCCTCATCGTGATGGAACTCGCCGTTTTCAGAAAATCCGGAAAATCCCAATGA
- a CDS encoding MBL fold metallo-hydrolase: MKPRIRPEDWYSVRRLDDDVSYICEPHIQEFYRCNIWHVRGRDRDMLVDSGMGVVSLREWVPLVTERELIAVASHTHFDHIGCHHEFECRAVHSAEADLLADPTRENTLADPYVTDDIFDALPPEPYCSKCYAVKRAPATRLLEDGDMVDLGDRQFEIIHTPGHSPGGIALYEKATEILFSGDIIYDGPLIEDTYHSNANDYHASMERLLRLKVRLVHGGHFPSFSGERYRELITGWLDAKHKTI; the protein is encoded by the coding sequence ATGAAACCGCGCATCCGCCCCGAGGACTGGTACAGCGTCCGCCGTCTCGACGACGATGTGAGCTATATCTGCGAGCCGCATATCCAGGAATTCTATCGCTGCAACATCTGGCATGTGCGCGGGCGCGATCGCGACATGCTTGTTGACAGTGGCATGGGCGTTGTTTCGCTTCGCGAATGGGTACCGCTTGTCACGGAGCGTGAGCTGATCGCGGTGGCAAGCCACACCCATTTCGATCACATCGGCTGCCACCACGAGTTCGAATGCCGTGCGGTCCATTCGGCAGAGGCGGATCTGCTCGCTGATCCGACACGCGAAAACACGCTGGCCGACCCCTATGTTACCGACGACATTTTCGACGCCCTGCCGCCCGAGCCCTATTGCTCGAAGTGTTATGCGGTGAAGCGGGCGCCGGCGACGCGCCTACTGGAGGACGGCGACATGGTCGACCTCGGCGATCGGCAATTCGAGATCATTCACACTCCCGGCCATTCCCCCGGGGGCATCGCGCTCTACGAGAAGGCGACGGAAATCCTGTTTTCCGGCGACATTATCTACGACGGTCCGCTGATCGAGGACACCTACCACTCGAACGCCAATGACTATCACGCTTCGATGGAGCGCCTGCTGCGGCTGAAGGTGCGGCTGGTGCATGGCGGCCATTTTCCAAGCTTCAGCGGCGAACGATATCGGGAGCTGATCACCGGTTGGCTCGACGCAAAACACAAGACAATCTGA
- a CDS encoding ABC transporter ATP-binding protein, which translates to MTADVSIRNATKVFGAFRALDDVSLEIAAGEFIVLLGPSGCGKTTLLSILGGFIESSAGTIAIGGKDMTHVEPAKRPTTTMFQDYALFPHMKLIDNVGFGLRMRGMGKAERSEKALAMLDLVGLKASASKKPHELSGGQRQRVALARALAVDPDVLLLDEPLGALDLKLRRQMQDELKAIQKRVGTTFIHVTHDQEEAMAIADRIVVMNHGRIEDVGRPSDIYMRPRSLFAAGFMGEANFLPGRVISIAEGEAQLETALGSAIIPITAFTGGTPSPEQKITLCIRPEHFRSAGEEGAMVALGHARITDSAFFGAHHRCHLQPQGHSEIVITAHLPQTAHPQPGDELELTVKADTIVALVEA; encoded by the coding sequence ATGACTGCAGACGTCTCGATCCGAAACGCCACGAAAGTCTTCGGTGCCTTCCGCGCGCTCGACGATGTCTCGCTGGAGATAGCCGCCGGCGAGTTCATCGTGCTTCTCGGCCCCTCTGGCTGCGGCAAGACGACCCTGCTCTCGATCCTAGGTGGCTTTATCGAGTCGAGCGCTGGCACGATCGCCATCGGCGGTAAGGACATGACACATGTTGAGCCGGCAAAACGACCAACCACGACCATGTTCCAGGACTACGCACTGTTTCCGCACATGAAGCTCATCGACAATGTCGGCTTCGGTTTGCGCATGCGCGGTATGGGAAAGGCCGAGCGCAGTGAAAAGGCGCTCGCCATGCTAGATCTCGTGGGGCTCAAGGCCTCCGCATCGAAGAAGCCGCACGAGCTTTCCGGCGGCCAGCGTCAGCGTGTGGCGCTTGCCCGCGCACTTGCCGTCGATCCTGATGTGCTGCTGCTCGACGAACCGCTCGGGGCACTGGATCTGAAGCTTCGTCGTCAGATGCAGGACGAGTTGAAAGCCATACAGAAGCGTGTCGGCACCACCTTCATCCATGTCACCCACGATCAGGAAGAGGCCATGGCGATCGCCGACCGGATCGTGGTGATGAACCACGGCCGGATCGAGGATGTCGGCAGACCCTCGGACATCTACATGCGGCCGCGCTCGCTGTTTGCCGCAGGCTTCATGGGCGAGGCGAACTTCCTGCCCGGTCGGGTGATCTCGATTGCGGAAGGCGAAGCGCAGTTGGAAACGGCGCTCGGCTCAGCCATCATTCCCATCACGGCTTTCACCGGGGGCACGCCTTCGCCAGAGCAAAAGATCACCTTGTGCATTCGCCCCGAACATTTCCGGTCCGCCGGCGAGGAGGGCGCAATGGTTGCGCTCGGCCATGCACGGATCACCGACAGCGCCTTCTTCGGAGCGCACCACCGATGCCACCTTCAGCCCCAAGGCCATTCCGAGATCGTGATAACCGCCCATCTGCCGCAAACCGCACACCCGCAGCCGGGCGATGAACTCGAGTTGACGGTGAAGGCAGATACCATCGTTGCTCTGGTCGAAGCGTAG
- the cyoA gene encoding ubiquinol oxidase subunit II — translation MQELRLPKILAAVVAVLFLSACKAEVLAPTGDVAAQQRDLLVISTLLMLIIIIPVMALTCWFAWHYRASNSQAIYRPNWSHSTKLELIIWAIPLMIIICLGALTWVGTHLLDPYRPLARVSEEQPLDPQQEPLEVQVVALDWKWLFIYPQYGVATVNELPVPVDRPIRFSLTSSSVMNAFYIPHMAGMIYAMPGMQTTLHGVFNKEGTFQGLASHYSGAGFSGMRFKANATDAAAFEAWVEEARAGSDKLDRAKYLELERPTENVTPITFASVDPQLFPRVVNMCVEDGKICMAEMMALDAQGGTGLAGTVNMSALIYDKHERRGTREPVFGWEPFKVLGFCSAEELEQMLAAKPASYNDQPVVSGPLMGHNMPQPVSPFGGEAERFLTLVRQASGNAPQL, via the coding sequence ATGCAAGAGCTTCGCCTCCCGAAAATATTGGCCGCCGTGGTGGCGGTCCTTTTCCTGTCCGCCTGCAAGGCTGAAGTCCTTGCTCCCACCGGCGACGTCGCCGCCCAGCAGCGTGACCTTCTGGTCATCTCCACGCTTCTGATGCTGATCATCATTATTCCGGTGATGGCGCTCACCTGCTGGTTCGCCTGGCACTACCGTGCATCCAACAGTCAGGCGATCTACAGGCCGAACTGGTCCCACTCGACCAAGCTCGAGCTGATCATCTGGGCGATCCCCCTGATGATCATCATCTGCCTCGGTGCGCTGACCTGGGTCGGTACCCATCTTCTCGATCCCTACAGGCCACTGGCGCGCGTGTCTGAGGAGCAGCCGCTCGATCCGCAGCAGGAGCCGCTTGAGGTTCAGGTCGTGGCACTCGACTGGAAATGGCTCTTCATCTACCCGCAATACGGCGTCGCCACGGTGAACGAACTTCCGGTCCCGGTCGATCGGCCGATCCGATTCTCGCTGACCTCCTCTTCGGTGATGAATGCCTTCTACATCCCGCACATGGCCGGCATGATCTACGCCATGCCCGGCATGCAGACGACGCTGCACGGTGTTTTCAATAAGGAAGGTACCTTCCAGGGGCTCGCCTCGCATTACTCGGGTGCCGGCTTCTCTGGCATGCGCTTCAAGGCAAACGCAACCGACGCTGCCGCCTTCGAGGCCTGGGTCGAGGAGGCGCGCGCGGGCAGCGACAAGCTGGACCGGGCGAAGTATCTCGAGCTCGAGCGTCCCACCGAGAACGTCACGCCGATCACGTTTGCCAGTGTCGATCCGCAGCTATTTCCGCGCGTGGTCAACATGTGCGTCGAAGACGGCAAGATCTGCATGGCCGAAATGATGGCGCTCGACGCCCAAGGCGGAACGGGTCTCGCCGGAACGGTCAACATGAGCGCCCTGATCTACGACAAGCATGAACGCCGCGGCACGCGCGAGCCGGTCTTCGGCTGGGAACCCTTCAAGGTTCTCGGCTTCTGCTCGGCGGAAGAGCTGGAGCAGATGCTGGCCGCAAAGCCTGCTTCCTACAACGACCAGCCCGTCGTTTCGGGTCCACTGATGGGACACAACATGCCGCAGCCGGTATCGCCTTTCGGCGGTGAGGCCGAACGTTTTCTCACGCTCGTCCGGCAGGCATCCGGCAATGCGCCGCAACTCTGA
- a CDS encoding MFS transporter, which produces MASMTGSAPPAAQNGRTTSDDDHHVSPSDIAVGVIIGRTSEFFDFFVFAIASVIVFPARIFPFLDPLTGTLWSFVLVALAFVARPLGTVIFTALDRRHGRVTKLTVALFLLGTSTVAMGLVPSYETAGWWAIAMLALLRIGQGLALGGTWDGLAPLLAITASKDKRGFYAMIPQLGAVVGLAVAAVLFAYLVMTLSAADFLDWGWRYPFFVAFAINVVALFARLRIVDTPEFKELFETNELTPTGLRATLSQDGRTVLLGVFVPLASFAMFHMVTVFPLSWIFLYTDEAPGTFLLIEAAGAAVGILAMLFSGWLSDRIGRDRILVWGAWAIGAFALTAPLLLNGGQAGVVAYMMVGFVILGFNFAQSSGTIASLFDRRNRYTASAMVSALSWMFGAGFAPLAALLLSTWFGLFAAGLYLLSGAVCTLISLALARQISLQPKGHD; this is translated from the coding sequence ATGGCGAGCATGACCGGTTCTGCACCCCCGGCCGCACAGAACGGCCGCACAACTTCAGACGATGACCATCACGTTTCACCGTCCGATATCGCTGTCGGCGTCATCATCGGGCGCACGTCGGAGTTCTTCGACTTCTTCGTGTTCGCGATCGCGTCCGTCATCGTCTTTCCGGCGCGCATCTTTCCGTTCCTCGATCCGCTGACCGGGACGCTCTGGTCCTTCGTGCTGGTGGCGCTCGCCTTCGTGGCACGACCGCTCGGCACTGTGATTTTCACAGCCCTCGACCGCAGACATGGCCGCGTGACCAAGCTGACGGTGGCGCTTTTCCTGCTGGGAACTTCCACTGTCGCCATGGGGCTGGTGCCGTCCTATGAAACCGCCGGATGGTGGGCAATCGCCATGCTGGCGCTCTTGCGCATCGGCCAGGGTCTGGCGCTTGGCGGGACCTGGGATGGCCTTGCACCGCTGCTGGCCATCACTGCGTCGAAGGACAAGCGTGGTTTCTATGCCATGATCCCGCAGCTCGGCGCTGTGGTTGGTCTTGCCGTCGCCGCCGTGCTGTTCGCCTACCTCGTCATGACGCTGTCGGCCGCCGACTTCCTCGACTGGGGCTGGCGTTATCCATTCTTTGTCGCCTTCGCGATCAATGTCGTCGCGCTCTTTGCGCGTCTGCGCATCGTCGACACGCCCGAGTTCAAGGAACTCTTCGAGACGAACGAGCTAACCCCGACGGGATTGCGCGCCACCCTGTCGCAGGACGGACGCACGGTTCTGCTCGGCGTTTTCGTGCCGCTGGCGAGCTTTGCCATGTTCCACATGGTCACGGTCTTCCCGCTTTCGTGGATTTTCCTCTACACGGACGAGGCGCCGGGCACCTTCCTCCTGATCGAAGCGGCCGGTGCTGCCGTCGGCATCCTTGCCATGCTGTTCTCCGGCTGGCTTTCGGACCGTATCGGCCGTGACAGGATCCTCGTCTGGGGGGCCTGGGCCATCGGTGCCTTCGCGCTGACGGCGCCTCTGCTGCTGAACGGCGGCCAGGCCGGTGTCGTCGCCTACATGATGGTTGGTTTCGTCATTCTCGGCTTCAATTTCGCCCAGTCCTCCGGAACCATCGCCTCTCTGTTTGACCGTCGAAATCGCTACACGGCCTCCGCGATGGTCTCGGCACTCTCCTGGATGTTCGGGGCAGGGTTTGCACCTTTGGCAGCACTGTTGCTGTCTACCTGGTTCGGTCTGTTTGCAGCCGGCCTCTACCTTCTGTCGGGGGCCGTCTGCACGCTGATCTCGCTCGCGCTCGCACGGCAGATATCGCTGCAGCCCAAGGGGCATGACTGA
- a CDS encoding YybH family protein: MTDHTTAVLSAADALVAAFGRHDTKAYFDAFAPSATFIFYNLDRTLADRAAYEAEWALWETRDGFSVKACRSTNRSVHIVGDVAIFTHAVETDLVIGGEAMTNHERETIVFAHQPDGRWLAIHEHLSPLPM; encoded by the coding sequence ATGACAGATCATACGACCGCAGTGCTTTCCGCAGCCGATGCCCTGGTGGCAGCCTTCGGTCGCCACGACACCAAGGCCTATTTCGATGCCTTCGCGCCGTCGGCGACTTTCATCTTCTACAATCTCGATCGCACTCTCGCGGATCGCGCGGCCTATGAGGCGGAATGGGCGCTGTGGGAAACCCGCGACGGCTTTAGCGTCAAGGCCTGCCGCTCAACGAACCGCAGCGTACACATCGTCGGCGATGTCGCCATCTTCACCCATGCGGTGGAGACCGATCTCGTGATCGGCGGCGAAGCGATGACGAACCACGAGCGTGAGACGATCGTCTTTGCCCACCAGCCGGACGGTCGATGGCTCGCCATTCATGAGCATCTTTCCCCGCTCCCGATGTAG
- a CDS encoding TetR/AcrR family transcriptional regulator, whose translation MTGLRARQKADRNRRILEAATTLFREQGYDSARIEDIAEMAEVSVGTLYNYYQNKGDVLVATVSMEVTEVLEAGERIVANPPLSVIEALGALINQYYDHSLVYLSKEMWRTAMASAIQQPETPLSKRYTELDGRLCAQVVQLIETLQRRGVVIAGVDARALGEVFFNNLNMMFIEFCKHESMPLEELKARVAEQNRPIAELISSVKRV comes from the coding sequence ATGACCGGATTGCGCGCCCGACAGAAGGCCGACAGGAACCGTCGCATCCTGGAAGCGGCCACCACCCTGTTCCGCGAACAGGGTTACGACAGTGCGCGCATCGAGGACATCGCCGAGATGGCAGAGGTCTCGGTCGGCACACTCTACAACTACTATCAGAACAAGGGCGATGTTCTCGTCGCCACGGTTTCGATGGAAGTGACCGAAGTGCTCGAGGCAGGCGAACGCATTGTCGCGAACCCGCCACTCAGCGTCATCGAGGCGCTCGGTGCCCTGATCAACCAGTATTACGATCACTCGCTTGTCTATCTCAGCAAGGAGATGTGGCGCACCGCCATGGCATCTGCGATCCAGCAGCCTGAGACGCCGCTCTCAAAGCGCTATACGGAACTTGACGGGCGCCTCTGTGCCCAGGTCGTTCAGCTTATCGAGACGCTCCAGCGGCGTGGCGTAGTCATCGCCGGCGTCGACGCGCGGGCGCTCGGAGAGGTCTTCTTCAACAATCTCAACATGATGTTCATCGAGTTTTGCAAGCACGAGAGCATGCCGCTTGAAGAGCTCAAGGCCCGTGTCGCCGAGCAGAACCGCCCGATCGCCGAGTTGATCAGCAGCGTCAAGCGCGTCTGA
- a CDS encoding ABC transporter permease, with amino-acid sequence MTATALERRERRKAWGFALPAVLWTVAFFLVPFFYMAAISFWKREGREIVAVWALDNYAAFFGKPHLLKALFNSLEVTLTVTVISILLAYPLAWIIAERVPRRWQRFALIMAILPFWTSYVVRSYSWLLVLSKGGVVNQALMWTGLIAEPLELSATRTGTVIGFVHFFVMLLTLTIYANLVQLSPNYRRAAADLGANGFQTFWHVILPLTLPGIMVGAFLTFVLCIGDYITPQILGGNNELVLPQVIMLQLGRRADFPMAAALSLVLMVVVTIAYLACARWLKMERT; translated from the coding sequence ATGACCGCCACCGCGCTCGAGCGCAGAGAACGCCGCAAGGCCTGGGGATTTGCGCTGCCGGCAGTCCTGTGGACCGTGGCCTTCTTTCTCGTGCCCTTCTTCTACATGGCGGCAATCAGCTTCTGGAAGCGCGAGGGCCGCGAGATCGTCGCCGTCTGGGCGCTCGACAATTACGCGGCCTTCTTTGGCAAGCCGCATCTTCTCAAAGCGCTGTTCAATTCGCTCGAAGTGACGCTTACCGTCACGGTCATTTCGATCCTGCTTGCCTATCCGCTGGCCTGGATCATCGCCGAACGCGTGCCGCGACGCTGGCAGCGCTTTGCGCTGATCATGGCGATCCTGCCGTTTTGGACCTCCTATGTGGTGCGCTCCTATTCCTGGCTGTTGGTGCTGTCCAAGGGCGGTGTCGTCAACCAGGCCCTGATGTGGACCGGCCTGATCGCCGAACCGCTCGAACTGTCAGCAACGCGGACCGGCACGGTGATTGGCTTCGTGCATTTCTTCGTCATGCTGCTGACGCTAACGATCTATGCCAATCTCGTTCAGCTCTCGCCGAACTACCGCCGTGCGGCAGCCGATCTCGGCGCAAACGGCTTTCAGACGTTCTGGCACGTGATCCTGCCACTGACGCTTCCCGGCATCATGGTCGGTGCCTTCCTTACCTTCGTGCTGTGCATCGGCGACTACATCACCCCGCAGATCCTCGGCGGCAACAATGAGCTCGTATTGCCGCAGGTGATCATGCTGCAGCTCGGCCGCCGCGCGGATTTCCCCATGGCAGCCGCCCTGTCGCTGGTGTTGATGGTGGTCGTGACGATCGCCTATCTCGCCTGCGCCCGCTGGCTGAAGATGGAGAGGACGTGA
- a CDS encoding aldehyde dehydrogenase family protein, with translation MLDKRKFYINGEWVDPIAPHDLEVINPATEKPIAVISMGTAADIDRAVAAAKTAFQSYSRTSLDERIALLEKLLEIYTRRYDEMARTITLELGAPITMSTDQQAHVGVGHLEGFIEALKRIKLREELPNGDIVLREPIGVCGLITPWNWPINQIALKVVPALATGSTCVLKPSEFTPLNALLYAEMVHEAGFPAGTFNLVNGDGANVGAALSKHRDIDMMSFTGSTRAGTAVSKDAADTVKRVTLELGGKSPNIVFEDADLEERITCSVLECFNNSGQSCDAPTRLLIQRSVYDQAVEIAQRVGSEVSVGNPEEAGEHIGPLVSDIQYGRVQTLIEAGIAEGAELLVGGPGKPEGFETGYFVKPTIFAGVNNQMRIARDEVFGPVLAIIPFDTEEEAIEVANDTNYGLAAYIQSGDLDRAERVAARLRAGMVHINGAPHRYGSPFGGYKQSGNGREGGMFGLEDFLEIKTVHRPSAA, from the coding sequence ATGCTCGACAAGCGCAAGTTCTACATCAACGGCGAGTGGGTCGACCCGATCGCGCCTCACGACCTTGAGGTCATCAATCCCGCGACCGAAAAGCCGATCGCCGTGATCTCGATGGGCACGGCCGCCGATATCGACCGCGCGGTTGCCGCTGCCAAGACGGCATTTCAGAGCTACAGCCGCACCAGCCTCGATGAACGCATTGCACTTCTCGAAAAGCTGCTTGAGATCTACACCCGCCGCTACGACGAGATGGCACGGACGATCACGCTCGAACTCGGCGCCCCGATCACCATGAGCACCGACCAGCAGGCGCATGTCGGCGTCGGCCATCTCGAAGGTTTCATCGAGGCCCTGAAGCGCATCAAATTGCGCGAAGAACTGCCAAACGGCGACATCGTGCTGCGCGAACCGATCGGCGTCTGTGGCCTCATCACCCCCTGGAACTGGCCGATCAACCAGATCGCCCTGAAGGTCGTTCCGGCACTGGCGACAGGCTCGACCTGCGTTCTGAAACCCTCCGAGTTCACGCCTCTCAACGCCCTGCTCTACGCCGAGATGGTACACGAAGCGGGCTTCCCGGCCGGGACGTTCAACCTTGTGAATGGCGATGGCGCCAATGTCGGTGCAGCGCTCTCGAAACACCGGGATATCGATATGATGTCCTTTACCGGCTCGACCCGCGCCGGCACAGCCGTCAGCAAGGATGCCGCCGATACCGTGAAGCGCGTAACCCTGGAGCTCGGCGGCAAGTCGCCCAACATCGTCTTCGAGGATGCGGATCTCGAAGAGCGCATTACCTGCAGCGTGCTCGAATGCTTCAACAATTCGGGCCAGTCCTGCGATGCTCCGACGCGCCTGCTGATCCAGCGTTCCGTTTACGATCAGGCGGTAGAAATCGCCCAGCGCGTGGGAAGCGAGGTCAGCGTCGGCAATCCGGAAGAAGCCGGCGAACATATCGGCCCGCTGGTCAGCGACATCCAGTACGGCCGCGTGCAGACCCTGATCGAGGCTGGCATCGCTGAGGGCGCCGAGCTTCTCGTTGGTGGCCCGGGCAAGCCTGAGGGTTTCGAGACAGGCTACTTCGTCAAGCCGACCATCTTTGCCGGCGTCAACAACCAGATGCGGATCGCCCGCGATGAGGTCTTCGGACCGGTGCTGGCGATCATTCCCTTCGACACCGAGGAGGAAGCGATCGAGGTCGCCAACGACACCAATTACGGCCTGGCCGCCTATATCCAGTCCGGGGATCTCGACCGCGCCGAACGTGTTGCAGCGCGCCTTCGCGCCGGCATGGTGCATATCAATGGCGCGCCACATCGCTATGGCAGCCCGTTCGGCGGCTACAAGCAGTCGGGCAATGGCCGTGAGGGTGGTATGTTCGGTCTTGAAGACTTCCTCGAGATTAAGACCGTGCATCGGCCTAGCGCGGCCTGA